From Syntrophus gentianae, one genomic window encodes:
- a CDS encoding glycosyltransferase family 4 protein encodes MKIALIREKYTDFGGAERYVASLAENLAQRGHEIEIFARTWKTRNQDGDAGVSPSRPILHRVPVLKGPSFLQILSFAQSVRKMLQKGRYDIIHSFERTLYQDIYRAGDGCHKEWLAQRRKIDPPGKAILHRVNPLHRTLLWIEKQIFSEKGCRAVMTNSRRGKKEIIDLYGVPEEKISVIYTPVDSKRFRCDRGPEKREELLRQFGLKGETSLLLFVGSGFKRKGLTATLKALALLPSPVHLLVVGKDRLAPYKRLAGNLGIEKAVTFTGPLTDVVPYYQGADLFVFPTIYEPFSNVCIEAMAAGLPVVTSRINGASEVLLDGENGCIIEDPLDPAEIAAKIRLGLAIPKNKIAESNHHVLDRLTWGNHIEQVLALYRNVLNEKGLSGKGTRND; translated from the coding sequence ATGAAGATCGCCCTGATTCGAGAGAAATACACCGATTTCGGCGGGGCGGAACGTTATGTCGCCTCTCTGGCTGAAAATCTTGCCCAACGGGGGCACGAGATCGAAATCTTCGCCCGCACCTGGAAAACCCGGAATCAGGACGGCGACGCAGGAGTTTCCCCCTCCCGCCCTATTCTCCACCGGGTCCCCGTCCTGAAAGGCCCCTCTTTCCTGCAGATCCTCAGCTTTGCCCAGAGTGTTCGCAAGATGCTGCAAAAAGGCCGCTACGACATCATTCACAGTTTTGAACGGACGCTTTATCAGGATATCTACCGGGCCGGAGACGGCTGCCACAAGGAATGGCTCGCCCAGCGCCGGAAGATTGACCCGCCCGGAAAAGCCATTTTGCACCGCGTCAATCCGCTGCACAGGACCCTGCTCTGGATCGAAAAGCAGATCTTCAGCGAAAAGGGCTGCCGGGCCGTCATGACCAATTCCCGGCGAGGGAAAAAGGAGATCATCGATCTATACGGCGTTCCGGAAGAAAAGATTTCCGTCATCTACACCCCTGTCGATTCAAAGCGTTTCCGCTGTGATCGCGGACCGGAAAAGAGGGAAGAGCTGCTTCGGCAATTCGGCCTGAAAGGGGAAACTTCCCTTCTTCTCTTCGTCGGCTCCGGTTTCAAGCGAAAGGGGTTGACGGCGACCCTGAAGGCCCTGGCCCTTCTGCCCTCCCCCGTCCATCTTCTTGTGGTGGGAAAGGACAGGCTGGCCCCCTATAAACGCCTGGCAGGAAATCTGGGCATTGAAAAAGCCGTCACCTTCACAGGCCCTCTTACCGACGTAGTTCCTTACTATCAGGGGGCTGACCTCTTCGTCTTCCCGACGATTTATGAACCCTTCAGCAACGTCTGCATCGAAGCCATGGCGGCAGGCCTGCCTGTCGTCACCTCCCGGATCAACGGGGCTTCGGAGGTTCTCCTCGATGGGGAAAACGGCTGCATCATCGAGGACCCTCTCGACCCGGCGGAAATCGCGGCGAAGATCCGGCTGGGGCTGGCCATTCCCAAAAACAAGATCGCCGAGAGTAATCACCACGTTCTGGACCGGCTTACCTGGGGTAATCACATCGAGCAAGTTCTTGCTTTATACAGAAATGTCCTGAACGAAAAAGGCCTGTCCGGGAAGGGAACCCGCAATGATTGA
- a CDS encoding CgeB family protein translates to MTRSRSENKTVLFCGPIDQPLNSGRYMIAGMRQLGYEVIGYDYRSHESYENELKGIVESRKPGYILTLKGERLSSPLIEFFKQTGCTTILWLTTSVLEDWMLPFAKAHDFVVTNTEDIEIFFSRNGVKNTRWIHQGFAPEFFGISGRESGGRDIAYAEAAMIGSMGYPIYKKRCEQVMLLRKISVDIKWWGPRLSRQWKNLPYFLGGVHRAWAGKEAYMEDFADIVRNVKIFIGQDADIPISGRYLSNRIFAVAGCGGFYLGRKTPGIESAFEIGKEVEVFDSDDELLEKVNFYLKNDARRKGVAAAGQKKVLEHYTYRQQMKKIFDWITETGQE, encoded by the coding sequence ATGACGCGAAGCAGGTCGGAGAATAAAACCGTCCTTTTCTGCGGTCCCATCGATCAGCCGCTCAATTCGGGCCGGTACATGATCGCCGGGATGCGGCAACTTGGCTATGAAGTGATCGGTTATGACTACCGTTCTCATGAGTCCTATGAAAACGAGTTGAAGGGGATCGTCGAAAGCAGGAAACCGGGATATATCCTCACCTTGAAGGGAGAAAGGCTGTCTTCCCCGTTGATCGAGTTTTTTAAGCAGACAGGCTGCACCACGATCCTCTGGCTGACAACCAGTGTCCTGGAAGACTGGATGCTTCCCTTCGCAAAGGCCCATGATTTCGTCGTTACCAATACGGAGGACATCGAGATATTTTTCTCCCGGAACGGCGTCAAGAACACCCGATGGATACACCAGGGTTTTGCGCCGGAGTTCTTCGGCATTTCCGGCCGGGAATCGGGCGGAAGGGACATCGCCTATGCCGAAGCGGCCATGATCGGCTCCATGGGCTATCCGATCTATAAAAAACGGTGTGAACAGGTTATGCTTTTGAGAAAAATTTCCGTGGACATCAAATGGTGGGGGCCTCGCCTCTCCAGGCAGTGGAAAAACCTCCCCTATTTCCTCGGCGGGGTCCATCGGGCCTGGGCGGGGAAAGAAGCCTATATGGAAGATTTCGCCGATATCGTTAGAAATGTCAAAATCTTCATCGGACAGGATGCGGACATTCCGATATCAGGCCGTTACCTCAGCAACCGGATCTTTGCCGTTGCCGGTTGCGGCGGTTTCTATCTCGGCAGAAAGACGCCGGGAATCGAATCCGCCTTTGAAATCGGCAAGGAGGTCGAGGTTTTCGATTCCGATGACGAGTTGCTCGAAAAGGTGAATTTCTATCTTAAAAATGATGCGCGAAGAAAAGGCGTTGCTGCAGCGGGACAGAAGAAAGTCCTGGAGCACTACACCTACAGGCAGCAGATGAAAAAGATATTTGACTGGATTACAGAAACGGGTCAGGAGTAA
- a CDS encoding ArnT family glycosyltransferase: MKERFNSACSENCSGDRLYRIFFWLLAIGSLLVFFWGIWSIPLLTHNEGRRLVVLREMMANNSWLIPTMNGQVYLEKPPLFYWSGAPFALLADSTAEWVLRLPSGISAMCLVWMLVLGLKEQIGRWAALFGVLILITSSFFTAQARLAELEMLLTFCVFSSLLFYFNYIQHGGRSRLYGAYALIGLAFLTKGPVALLFFLPPILCYGLMTRDRTALKGLSDWRGWLLFAAVAFPWFLYINVKLQRAPLLSVISREMSDKIAGGESEPFYFYLQALAKGFVPWILVLLWKPRQQFKKLFATDAGRFFGLATLLPLILFSLMAFKRDKYILPLYPALAVWLGMALANVLEQVKQRRQSVTLVLTAFSALLIGGFIVYYAAIQAHTMSYRYSAFPPFAARLDRLRGNVPVYFFKEETIQLVYYYGKPIPVMQKEGLEKMLAEGKPFLLLATDKRIMDAMAPGVCLLESIKPFGETNKVLHIAASGPLCRPAAPGTLSS; encoded by the coding sequence TTGAAAGAACGTTTTAACTCGGCATGCTCTGAGAATTGCTCCGGCGATCGGCTGTACCGCATCTTTTTCTGGCTGCTGGCCATCGGATCCCTTCTTGTTTTCTTCTGGGGGATCTGGTCTATTCCCTTGCTGACCCACAATGAAGGACGACGGCTCGTCGTGCTTCGGGAAATGATGGCCAACAACTCCTGGCTCATCCCGACAATGAATGGCCAAGTCTATCTGGAAAAACCCCCCTTGTTCTACTGGTCCGGCGCCCCCTTCGCCCTTCTTGCCGACAGTACTGCCGAATGGGTGCTCCGCCTGCCCTCGGGAATCAGCGCAATGTGCCTGGTCTGGATGCTCGTTTTAGGTCTCAAGGAACAGATCGGACGCTGGGCCGCTCTCTTTGGCGTTCTGATCCTGATTACGTCATCGTTCTTTACCGCACAGGCCCGCCTGGCGGAGCTGGAGATGCTGCTGACCTTCTGTGTCTTTTCCTCGCTGCTCTTTTATTTCAACTACATCCAGCATGGAGGGCGCTCCCGTCTTTATGGGGCCTATGCCCTGATAGGCCTTGCCTTCCTGACGAAAGGACCGGTCGCCCTGTTGTTTTTCCTGCCTCCGATCTTGTGCTACGGTCTTATGACGCGCGATCGAACCGCCCTGAAAGGTTTAAGTGACTGGCGCGGCTGGTTGCTCTTTGCCGCGGTCGCCTTCCCCTGGTTCCTCTATATCAATGTGAAGTTGCAGAGAGCGCCGCTCCTCTCGGTCATTTCGAGAGAGATGTCCGATAAGATCGCAGGGGGAGAATCCGAACCGTTTTACTTCTATCTCCAGGCATTGGCAAAAGGCTTCGTCCCGTGGATCCTTGTGCTGCTCTGGAAGCCCCGGCAACAATTCAAGAAGTTGTTCGCCACGGATGCGGGACGGTTCTTCGGTCTGGCCACCCTGCTTCCCCTGATCCTTTTTTCCCTCATGGCCTTCAAGAGGGACAAATACATCCTCCCCCTGTATCCGGCTTTGGCCGTGTGGCTTGGCATGGCCCTGGCGAACGTCCTTGAACAGGTTAAACAGCGCAGACAATCTGTCACCCTTGTCCTGACCGCTTTCAGTGCCCTGTTGATTGGCGGTTTTATCGTTTATTACGCCGCGATCCAGGCACACACGATGTCCTACCGGTACAGCGCCTTCCCGCCTTTCGCAGCCAGACTGGACCGCCTGCGCGGAAACGTCCCGGTCTATTTTTTCAAGGAGGAAACGATTCAGCTTGTCTACTATTACGGCAAGCCGATTCCCGTCATGCAAAAGGAGGGGCTGGAAAAAATGCTCGCTGAAGGCAAACCGTTCCTGCTTCTGGCAACAGACAAACGGATAATGGATGCAATGGCTCCCGGAGTCTGTCTGCTCGAATCGATCAAACCCTTTGGAGAAACCAACAAAGTGCTGCACATCGCTGCCAGCGGCCCCCTCTGCCGGCCTGCGGCGCCAGGGACTTTATCCTCATAG
- the rfaQ gene encoding putative lipopolysaccharide heptosyltransferase III, with protein sequence MIDGSPRILVIKLRYLGDVLLTTPVFDALRSRYPEAFIAAVVNKGTEDMLTKNPAIDKILTIGRDSRFLTDLQKQTQLIKEIRTLHFDIVLELTHSDRAAVLAWLSGARRRFAYRPRKEKRLHLKLLLTDLIPVSRNLHVIEKHLEMARALGCSFLPTKPALYWSPQDQSTCENILKNNGLSGDIPYIVVHPTSTAVHKVWTAEGYAALCDYLAEKKAIRTILICGKDEEEFRLNRKICDLAKRPPLDLGGKLSLKQTAALLSKALLFIGIDSGPMHMAAAVGTPVLAIFGPTRPWRWGPWGNGQVIVQKNWDCVPCGKKGCRNDGGESRCLTELTPDEVLLPVERKLEQISRQRTLNP encoded by the coding sequence ATGATTGACGGCTCTCCTCGCATTCTCGTCATCAAACTGCGATACCTCGGGGACGTCCTGCTCACCACTCCGGTCTTTGACGCGCTGAGGTCCCGGTATCCCGAAGCCTTCATCGCCGCGGTTGTCAACAAGGGAACGGAAGACATGTTGACGAAAAATCCCGCCATAGATAAGATTTTGACCATTGGAAGGGATTCACGATTCTTAACGGATTTACAAAAGCAGACTCAGCTAATAAAAGAAATTCGAACCTTACACTTTGATATAGTCCTTGAACTTACCCACAGTGACCGGGCGGCAGTTCTTGCCTGGCTCAGCGGTGCAAGAAGACGGTTTGCCTATAGACCTAGAAAAGAGAAGCGGCTCCATCTCAAGCTTTTATTGACAGACCTGATTCCCGTAAGCAGGAATCTTCATGTCATCGAGAAACATCTGGAAATGGCGAGGGCACTGGGATGCTCCTTCCTCCCCACAAAACCGGCCCTTTACTGGAGTCCTCAGGATCAAAGCACCTGCGAAAACATCCTGAAAAACAACGGCCTGTCCGGGGATATCCCCTATATCGTCGTACATCCAACATCCACGGCGGTTCACAAAGTATGGACTGCGGAAGGCTACGCCGCACTCTGCGATTATCTGGCTGAGAAGAAGGCGATCCGGACCATTCTGATCTGCGGAAAAGATGAAGAGGAATTCCGCCTGAACCGGAAAATCTGCGATCTGGCGAAGCGCCCCCCCCTGGACCTCGGCGGGAAATTATCTCTGAAGCAAACTGCAGCCCTGCTGTCCAAGGCCCTTCTCTTTATCGGCATAGACTCGGGTCCCATGCACATGGCCGCCGCCGTAGGCACGCCCGTCCTGGCCATCTTCGGTCCGACACGACCCTGGCGGTGGGGGCCTTGGGGCAACGGGCAGGTCATCGTTCAGAAAAATTGGGATTGCGTCCCTTGCGGCAAGAAGGGGTGCCGGAACGATGGCGGGGAAAGCCGGTGCCTGACGGAACTGACCCCCGATGAAGTTCTCCTGCCCGTGGAACGCAAGCTGGAGCAGATATCCCGGCAGCGCACCTTAAACCCTTGA
- a CDS encoding TVP38/TMEM64 family protein, with product MKKPDPRSFLSMRKDLLFIAAFFLMVLVLNLTPLKEHWTEVLAFFEGLKRYGALAPFIFTVSVAALVCIGIPRLFLCTLGGMLFGFYRGLLFSLIGTMVGYYLIFSGVRKVGGAFIVRRYHKINRFTKLLERGGIPGVILARQLPIHGMVINLVLGLSPVRRRDFLVGTAIGLIPEAIPFTLIGKGIKQDTLQASIAYLVIAVVILAVLWLGLKIWSEKKRMARK from the coding sequence ATGAAAAAACCGGATCCGAGATCCTTTCTGTCCATGCGGAAGGATCTTCTCTTCATTGCAGCTTTCTTCCTGATGGTTCTTGTCCTGAATTTAACGCCGCTCAAGGAGCACTGGACAGAGGTCCTGGCTTTCTTCGAAGGGCTCAAACGGTACGGGGCGCTGGCCCCCTTCATCTTCACGGTCAGCGTAGCGGCGCTGGTCTGTATCGGGATTCCCAGACTGTTCCTCTGCACTCTCGGCGGGATGCTCTTCGGCTTTTACAGGGGATTGCTGTTCAGCCTCATCGGGACGATGGTCGGGTACTATCTCATTTTCTCCGGGGTAAGGAAGGTGGGCGGGGCTTTCATCGTTCGCCGCTACCACAAGATCAACCGCTTTACCAAACTCCTTGAACGCGGGGGAATTCCCGGCGTCATTCTGGCCAGGCAGCTGCCCATTCATGGGATGGTCATCAACCTGGTCCTCGGTTTGTCTCCGGTAAGAAGGCGCGATTTTCTCGTCGGAACGGCCATCGGACTGATTCCGGAAGCCATTCCCTTCACCCTCATCGGCAAAGGAATCAAACAGGACACTCTGCAGGCGAGCATCGCCTATCTCGTGATTGCCGTGGTAATTCTCGCCGTTCTGTGGCTTGGGCTGAAGATCTGGAGCGAAAAGAAAAGGATGGCCAGGAAATGA
- a CDS encoding polysaccharide pyruvyl transferase family protein, which translates to MNVPDDISRIVETMLCCSCGACAAVCRREAISYRETLGGHLFPIIDRERCTACGLCCKVCPSVSVSKEMSAALRSSPFEGTALECYVGKSADGEIYANSQSGGVVSALLLHLLETRQIGAAVVSTMVSGNPPRPVVLCAESREQLLAAQKSKYCPIPVLSILGEVRKRNLPIALVGLPCHLHGLSSLTDIDATLGGLVKYKIGLVCQHALTYCAMDFLIRQAGLAEKEVLNFEFKNKAYPRYPGNVVIDSPGTESIVLPDGSRDRIKKAFTPARCRVCFDKMNVLADITVGDPHGLKGIDRHHGESEVVVRTEQGRKLIREALLGKRLNLRKVAYGEITKGQKIERKRRDWRGYAEAWQGLGMDLPAFYAHLAGVTEHVPDDMYKANLLSALALDRHDSREALLASVEALLKEEKPGKKGHRTLPQRIGHTLGRVFAPWKAPSKPDVSRNIQAAPTADVRPDSPRREGEQQEDKIVKGGGAPMLIEIKGAGFTNKGAELMLHAVLQAVQPAIPEASFAMAPRYGQPSYGARARLGLLQKATLSRHGISWDFIGKMFPPEIREMYGIVLDDEIDVILDVSGYAYGDAFGEHKTILMAKQTAEWKNQGKKVILLPQALGPFSSQRIRDALKRLVDNADLIFARDPVSYAYVNDVVAAPANVKIAPDFTNLVSGAAPKNWNAGEHRVCIIPSHQMTDKTSKTEGTRYIPFLLQCLEQLAAKGITPFLLIHGGKKDLPAARQLQEAASRTIEILSEQDPLKIKGILGQCDLVIASRFHALVSSLSQGVLCIGAGWSHKYETLFADYGCPELLLPIDERDLKIGEVINKALEPESSEAIRMNLRSAAELQRQRAAGMWEEVLEMIRPEMGKKKTQ; encoded by the coding sequence ATGAACGTTCCTGACGACATTTCACGAATTGTTGAGACAATGCTCTGCTGCAGTTGCGGCGCCTGTGCCGCCGTATGCCGGCGGGAGGCCATCTCTTACCGGGAAACCCTGGGAGGGCATCTTTTCCCCATTATTGACAGAGAACGCTGCACGGCTTGCGGACTCTGCTGTAAAGTCTGTCCCAGCGTATCCGTTTCCAAAGAAATGTCTGCCGCTTTGCGATCCTCACCCTTTGAAGGGACGGCTCTTGAATGCTACGTTGGAAAATCCGCCGATGGTGAAATTTATGCCAACAGCCAGAGTGGAGGCGTTGTGTCCGCCTTGCTGCTGCATCTTTTGGAGACGCGCCAAATCGGCGCTGCTGTGGTGAGCACCATGGTTTCCGGAAATCCGCCGCGACCAGTTGTTCTTTGCGCGGAGTCACGGGAACAGCTTCTTGCCGCTCAGAAATCGAAGTATTGCCCCATCCCTGTGCTCAGCATTTTAGGCGAAGTGAGGAAAAGAAATCTCCCGATTGCCCTGGTTGGGCTGCCCTGTCATTTGCACGGCCTGAGTTCTCTGACGGACATCGATGCGACCCTTGGCGGGCTGGTAAAGTATAAAATCGGCTTGGTCTGCCAACATGCTTTGACATACTGTGCCATGGATTTTTTGATCAGGCAGGCAGGTCTTGCAGAAAAAGAGGTGCTGAATTTTGAATTCAAGAACAAAGCATATCCGAGATATCCAGGAAATGTCGTGATTGATTCTCCCGGTACGGAGTCTATTGTGTTGCCTGACGGTTCCAGGGATCGTATCAAGAAGGCCTTTACGCCGGCACGTTGCAGGGTGTGTTTCGACAAGATGAATGTCCTAGCCGATATTACTGTAGGTGATCCGCATGGTCTCAAGGGTATCGACCGGCATCACGGCGAATCGGAAGTCGTCGTGCGGACGGAGCAGGGTCGAAAATTGATTCGGGAAGCTCTCTTGGGCAAGCGTCTGAACCTCAGGAAAGTTGCTTATGGTGAAATAACCAAAGGACAAAAAATCGAGCGGAAGCGGCGTGACTGGAGGGGCTATGCAGAGGCCTGGCAGGGCCTCGGAATGGATCTTCCCGCCTTTTATGCTCATCTTGCAGGGGTCACCGAACACGTTCCCGACGACATGTACAAGGCGAATCTCCTCTCCGCTCTAGCCCTTGATCGCCACGACTCGCGGGAAGCGCTTCTGGCATCGGTGGAGGCCCTGCTGAAGGAAGAAAAGCCCGGTAAAAAGGGGCACAGAACGCTTCCGCAACGGATAGGGCATACCCTTGGAAGGGTTTTTGCGCCCTGGAAGGCCCCTTCAAAGCCTGACGTCTCCAGGAATATCCAGGCCGCTCCCACTGCCGATGTCCGGCCGGACTCGCCGCGCCGGGAAGGAGAGCAGCAGGAAGATAAAATCGTCAAGGGAGGGGGAGCACCCATGCTCATCGAGATCAAAGGGGCCGGTTTCACGAACAAGGGGGCGGAATTGATGCTCCACGCGGTCCTGCAGGCGGTGCAGCCCGCCATCCCGGAAGCTTCCTTTGCGATGGCGCCACGGTATGGGCAGCCGTCCTACGGCGCCCGGGCGAGACTCGGCCTCCTCCAGAAGGCCACCCTGAGCAGGCACGGCATTTCGTGGGATTTCATCGGGAAAATGTTTCCCCCAGAAATACGGGAGATGTACGGCATCGTTCTCGATGACGAGATCGACGTCATCCTCGATGTTTCCGGCTATGCCTATGGAGACGCCTTCGGGGAGCACAAGACGATCCTGATGGCGAAGCAGACGGCGGAATGGAAAAATCAGGGGAAAAAGGTCATCCTTCTCCCCCAGGCCCTGGGTCCCTTCAGCAGCCAGCGCATTCGGGACGCCTTAAAGAGACTCGTCGACAACGCCGATCTCATCTTTGCCCGCGACCCCGTTTCCTATGCTTACGTGAACGATGTGGTCGCAGCGCCCGCAAACGTAAAGATCGCACCGGATTTTACGAATCTCGTCTCCGGCGCGGCTCCGAAGAATTGGAACGCAGGGGAACACCGGGTCTGCATCATTCCGAGCCACCAGATGACGGACAAAACGTCCAAAACCGAAGGAACGCGCTATATCCCCTTTCTTCTGCAGTGCCTGGAACAGCTGGCGGCAAAGGGGATCACCCCCTTTCTTCTCATCCATGGGGGGAAAAAAGACCTCCCTGCTGCACGGCAACTGCAGGAAGCGGCCTCGCGCACAATCGAAATCCTTTCCGAGCAGGACCCTTTAAAGATCAAGGGGATTCTGGGCCAGTGCGATCTCGTCATCGCCTCCCGGTTCCATGCCCTCGTCAGCTCCCTCTCGCAGGGAGTTCTCTGCATCGGCGCCGGCTGGAGCCACAAATACGAGACGCTCTTCGCCGACTACGGGTGTCCAGAACTTTTGCTTCCCATTGATGAAAGGGACCTAAAAATCGGGGAGGTCATCAATAAGGCCCTGGAGCCGGAAAGTAGCGAGGCCATCCGAATGAACCTCCGTTCCGCAGCGGAGCTTCAACGGCAGCGGGCGGCGGGGATGTGGGAGGAAGTCCTGGAAATGATCAGACCCGAAATGGGAAAAAAGAAAACGCAATAA
- a CDS encoding AAA family ATPase, with protein MTREIQERDIGTMDGIEGLERLRREVENLLLSSPKIVVAVAGLPGSGKTVFVKDFVRLGFGRLGKRDIVVIDDNTLYTTSFWKLNWKKVPLRKDLWRDFLATLDCKVVIFSNWVPSRFMDSADILVNLAVSEPRRLSRLRKRERKHPEKFEIQQKKTTLPVEPPFSANLTMTLIHDNRISFLWGLFWKVRRGLSL; from the coding sequence ATGACAAGGGAAATTCAGGAAAGGGATATCGGCACGATGGACGGGATAGAAGGGCTGGAAAGGCTTCGCCGGGAAGTGGAGAATCTTCTTCTGTCCTCTCCGAAGATTGTTGTCGCCGTTGCAGGACTTCCAGGCAGCGGGAAAACCGTTTTTGTAAAAGATTTTGTCCGGCTGGGTTTCGGCCGCCTGGGGAAAAGGGACATCGTGGTCATCGACGACAACACGCTCTATACGACGTCTTTCTGGAAGCTGAACTGGAAAAAAGTGCCCCTTCGCAAAGATCTCTGGAGGGACTTTCTGGCGACCCTGGACTGCAAGGTGGTGATCTTTTCGAACTGGGTTCCCAGCCGCTTTATGGATTCCGCGGATATCCTGGTGAATCTTGCCGTTTCCGAACCCAGGCGATTATCGAGACTCAGGAAAAGAGAGAGGAAACATCCGGAAAAATTCGAAATCCAGCAGAAAAAGACGACCCTCCCCGTTGAACCGCCCTTTTCCGCCAACCTGACGATGACGCTGATCCACGATAACCGCATCTCTTTTCTCTGGGGCCTCTTCTGGAAAGTGCGCCGAGGTCTTTCCCTATGA
- a CDS encoding methyltransferase domain-containing protein, with amino-acid sequence MGKPGISDYNDYWDDRIERKHYQYTDVHRKIVEVVEGVLGKEKARVLDCGVGPGHVFKELSGLYETYGLEISEKVFSLYTFDTSRIQIWDLNHGLPAFNPPLDLIIASRIIHHLADPVGFLGHVRRSLNRNGWFIGVIPNICYYHHRLKFLLGKFPPISGAHVNFQTGPTFEKMVVEQGFILRQLTTPKKTIRAKIWPTVFSQDLIYVFQKSET; translated from the coding sequence ATGGGCAAGCCGGGCATTTCCGATTATAATGATTACTGGGACGATCGAATTGAAAGGAAACATTATCAATATACGGACGTCCACCGAAAGATTGTTGAGGTCGTCGAAGGGGTCCTTGGGAAAGAAAAAGCGCGGGTTCTGGATTGCGGCGTCGGACCGGGTCATGTTTTCAAGGAGCTCTCCGGACTTTACGAGACATACGGACTTGAAATCTCGGAAAAGGTTTTCAGTCTATACACCTTTGACACCTCCCGCATCCAGATCTGGGATCTCAATCATGGACTGCCTGCCTTCAATCCACCGCTGGATCTGATCATCGCCAGCAGAATCATCCACCATCTTGCAGACCCTGTCGGTTTTCTGGGGCATGTGAGAAGAAGCCTCAACCGGAACGGATGGTTTATCGGCGTTATCCCGAACATCTGCTATTATCATCACCGGCTGAAATTTCTCCTCGGCAAGTTTCCTCCGATCTCCGGCGCCCATGTTAATTTCCAGACAGGCCCGACCTTTGAGAAGATGGTCGTTGAGCAGGGATTTATCCTCCGTCAGTTGACCACGCCAAAAAAAACGATCCGGGCCAAAATCTGGCCCACGGTATTCAGTCAGGACCTCATTTATGTCTTCCAGAAATCAGAGACGTGA
- a CDS encoding glycosyltransferase family 2 protein, whose amino-acid sequence MREMTAEKNHRSVEVSVVIPVFNEEDNIEPLVDELQTVLDKVGKSYEILLIDDCSSDDSFPVMKKLRQTRPFLRILRHRVNAGQSAGQATGFTYASGEIIITMDADQQNDPADIPALLDSLKGEVAAVCGIRRKRMDSLVKRYSSKIANAYRNFITGDSITDAGCTYRAIRRNALGELPVFNGMHRFLPTLLRLQGYQVVEIPVNHRPRTRGYTKYGIGNRLWRGILDCFAMRWLRKRAVPGNRVERESQS is encoded by the coding sequence ATGCGAGAAATGACCGCTGAAAAGAATCATCGTTCGGTTGAGGTGTCCGTCGTTATTCCTGTTTTTAATGAAGAAGACAACATCGAACCGCTTGTGGACGAACTTCAGACCGTTCTCGACAAAGTCGGGAAGTCTTATGAGATTCTTCTGATCGATGACTGCAGTTCGGACGACAGCTTTCCGGTGATGAAGAAGCTCCGGCAGACGCGACCGTTCCTGCGTATACTCCGGCATCGTGTCAATGCCGGTCAAAGTGCAGGCCAGGCAACGGGATTCACTTATGCCAGCGGGGAAATCATCATCACCATGGACGCCGATCAGCAGAATGATCCGGCAGACATTCCAGCCCTCCTGGATTCCTTGAAGGGCGAAGTGGCAGCCGTCTGTGGCATCCGCAGGAAAAGAATGGATTCCCTGGTGAAGCGGTATTCATCGAAAATTGCCAACGCGTACCGGAACTTTATCACAGGCGATTCGATCACCGACGCCGGCTGTACGTACCGGGCGATCCGTCGAAACGCACTCGGGGAGCTCCCGGTGTTCAACGGTATGCATCGCTTTCTGCCGACACTCCTCAGGCTGCAGGGATATCAAGTGGTTGAAATACCGGTCAACCATCGTCCCCGGACGCGGGGCTATACGAAATACGGAATCGGGAACAGGTTATGGCGCGGGATTCTCGATTGCTTCGCCATGCGCTGGTTGAGAAAACGGGCCGTCCCGGGGAATAGAGTTGAAAGAGAATCTCAATCATAA